The Impatiens glandulifera chromosome 3, dImpGla2.1, whole genome shotgun sequence genome contains a region encoding:
- the LOC124928935 gene encoding bZIP transcription factor 29-like, with amino-acid sequence MDAIQARKGHRRSISDIPLGFSAMIQSSPQLMPISGQSTWNKFVPAENCLFGSVKQDLDRKFSDEVLSSSMNLDNVVTLASSDSDIDNTYGYAFNSSSGRREGVKRNAEGTMKHSRSVSMDSFLENFNSKDEDNSTKFSLEFGNGEFSGADLKKIIADNKLAEIAVIDPKRAKRCTN; translated from the coding sequence ATGGATGCTATTCAAGCTCGTAAAGGACACAGGCGTTCTATCAGCGATATCCCATTAGGATTCTCTGCTATGATTCAATCCTCACCGCAGTTGATGCCCATAAGTGGTCAATCCACTTGGAACAAATTTGTACCTGCAGAAAATTGTTTATTTGGATCTGTCAAGCAAGATTTAGATAGAAAATTCTCAGATGAAGTTCTCAGTTCGAGCATGAATTTAGACAATGTTGTTACATTGGCATCTTCTGATAGTGACATTGATAACACGTATGGTTATGCTTTCAATTCTTCAAGTGGAAGAAGAGAAGGGGTGAAAAGGAACGCTGAAGGGACAATGAAACATTCTAGAAGTGTTTCCATGGATAGTTTCTTAGAAAACTTCAACTCCAAAGATGAAGATAATTCAACTAAGTTTAGTTTGGAGTTTGGAAACGGTGAATTCAGTGGAGCTGATCTGAAAAAGATTATAGCAGACAACAAGCTCGCTGAAATTGCTGTAATTGATCCAAAACGTGCTAAAAGGTGcactaactaa
- the LOC124931687 gene encoding protein RCC2 homolog codes for MSASEAGGTKDDQTEEVKGGELLFCGSTNWDTAGRKKTGQEGNLPAPTRLRPLVGVSIRQVVSGCASCHCVAMDVDGRCFTWGRNEKGQLGHGDTIQRDRPTIVSELSKHKIVGAAAGRSHTLVVTNEGLTLAFGWNKHGQLGSGSAKNEIESSPVRCPVSEVKSIACGADFTVWLTSTEGSSIMTCGLPQYGQLGHGTDNEYNTKDSSVRLAYEAQPRPKAIASFSGETIVKVACGNNHTVAVDKNGYVYTWGFGGYGRLGHREQKDEWAPRRIDIFTKQNVLPPNAVVSAGSVNSSCTAGGGQLYMWGKIKSTGDDWMYPKPLLDLSGWNIRCMNSGYMHHFVGADNSCISWGHAQSGELGYGPNAQKSSAVPKKVDLLEGMHVISTACGLAHSMVVVDPSNVKDRLDQLEVYDGKAAAVEEKEPKGKSPAPKKAPAKKTESSKKRKASKESSDSEEEEEEDDDDDIEAESDDSEEQANGRSSTKKKQRGGKAGRGNAAASKGKTAKGGGRAKKAENSPPAAKGNTGRRGRPKKQ; via the exons ATGTCTGCATCGGAGGCGGGAGGGACTAAGGATGACCAGACGGAGGAGGTAAAAGGTGGGGAGCTTTTGTTCTGTGGTTCGACCAACTGGGATACCGCTGGTCGCAAGAAAACTGGGCAGGAAGGCAACTTGCCTGCTCCGACTAGGCTCCGGCCACTCGTCGGCGTTAGTATTCGTCAGGTCGTCTCTGGCTGTG CTTCTTGTCATTGTGTGGCAATGGATGTTGATGGTAGATGCTTTACCTGGGGAAGAAACGAG AAGGGGCAACTCGGTCATGGAGATACCATCCAACGCGACAGACCCACCATTGTTTCAGAATTATCAAA GCATAAAATAGTTGGAGCAGCTGCAGGGAGGAGCCACACTTTGGTAGTAACCAATGAAGGGCTAACATTAGCCTTTGGTTGGAACAAACATGGGCAGCTTGGTTCAGGTTCTGCAAAGAACG aAATCGAATCATCTCCTGTCCGTTGTCCTGTTTCTGAAGTAAAAAGTATTGCTTGTGGAGCTGATTTCACTGTATGGTTGACTTCTACTGAAGGATCTTCTATAAT GACTTGTGGTCTTCCACAGTATGGCCAACTTGGTCATGGAACAGACAATGAG TACAATACCAAAGATAGCTCTGTGAGGCTGGCTTATGAAGCTCAGCCACGTCCTAAAGCTATAGCTTCTTTTTCAGGAGAAACTATAGTTAAAGTTGCTTGTGGAAATAACCATACAG TTGCTGTGGATAAAAATGGATATGTTTACAC GTGGGGCTTTGGTGGTTATGGAAG GCTTGGGCATAGAGAACAGAAAGATGAGTGGGCTCCTCGCCGAATTGACATTTTCACTAAGCAAAATGTTTTACCTCCTAATGCTGTGGTTTCAGCTGGCTCAGTTAACTCTTCATGTACTGCTG GTGGTGGACAATTGTATATGTGGGGAAAAATAAAAAGCACCGGAGATGATTGGATGTACCCTAAACCTCTTCTGGATTTAAG TGGTTGGAATATCCGTTGCATGAATTCAGGCTATATGCACCATTTTGTTGGTGCAGATAACTCATGTATAAGTTGGGGTCATGCTCAGTCTGGTGAACTAGGCTATGGACCCAACGCCCAGAA ATCTTCAGCGGTTCCCAAAAAAGTTGACCTTCTTGAAGGCATGCATGTCATCag CACTGCATGTGGACTTGCTCATTCTATGGTGGTAGTTGATCCTTCCAATGTCAAGGACAGACTTGATCAA CTTGAAGTCTATGATGGGAAAGCTGCCGCGGTCGAAG AGAAAGAACCAAAAGGTAAAAGTCCTGCTCCCAAAAAGGCTCCTGCTAAAAAAACTGAAAGCTCAAAGAAGAGGAAAGCTTCAAAAGAATCATCTGAttctgaagaagaagaggaggaggatgatgatgatgatattgagGCTGAGAGCGATGACAGTGAGGAGCAAGCAAATGGGCGGTCATCAacaaagaagaaacaaagaGGAGGAAAGGCCGGGAGGGGAAATGCTGCTGCTAGTAAAGGAAAAACGGCGAAAGGAGGAGGCAGGGCAAAAAAGGCAGAGAATTCACCGCCAGCAGCTAAAGGGAATACAGGTAGGAGAGGAAGGCCAAAGAAGCAATAA
- the LOC124930795 gene encoding protein IQ-DOMAIN 32: MGGSAASCLKIIACGCDPVNKEAHQVPSDKRGWSFRKRSARDRVLSNTVPAETEPSLNKEIPETVNLDFKSQSDLIVPDKSSSITWIEEKPALSAPMKLQESAVEKDMALTIVNLDESAVVSVQASIRAILAQEELLKLRHVVKLQAMVRGHLVRRNAVETLRCIQAIIKMQSLVRAHQARGLSGKNNDSSMLPKNGNMETRPNNFCSNKFVCKLLESTPRTKRIYLKCDSSKADSAWRWLERWMSVSSRGVKPESVINESEKSPSSLNPESLHQDSSLIDSKVVNGEPATDLNPGIDSYVIESEENLITYDADDFEFLACKPTSSADDRLVKDSDFIQIQLEQPNPSSQIELISVPEKSELESLSQLENSVIKHPVDDTKLAFGSRKVTNAAFIAAQTKFEELASSVLNSSRFVENSISHNPTDQHSGSECGTELSITSTLDSPIRPEFVPTETFVKEEIKISDENDLISASSHPIDSKNETNTSSYLEIELRSDMGHQMCKSSVEASPRSLITVTESNGTPSSQVSVSSKKGRIDRNMGDLKRRSLSSGKRSPMNSNHDSGSKGSSEQLTTKERKSGKKHNSASFSSGLGKTDVLVDQEPRDSSSSNSLPSYMQATESARAKALANSSPRSSPDVQDITIKKRHSLPTTANGRFGSPIIQRTTSQAQQPSKGNGHPPERKWQR; this comes from the exons atGGGGGGATCAGCAGCTTCATGCTTGAAGATCATTGCTTGTGGTTGTGATCCCGTCAACAAAGAAGCTCACCAG GTTCCAAGTGATAAACGTGGTTGGAGTTTTAGGAAGAGATCCGCTAGAGATCGAGTGTTGAGTAATACCGTCCCTGCGGAAACAGAACCATCTTTAAACAAGGAGATTCCTGAAACTGTCAATTTGGACTTCAAGTCGCAATCTGACCTTATTGTTCCAGATAAGTCCTCTTCCATAACATGGATAGAAGAGAAACCTGCCTTATCTGCTCCAATGAAATTGCAAGAATCTGCTGTGGAGAAAGATATGGCATTGACCATTGTCAACCTGGATGAATCTGCTGTAGTTTCAGTTCAGGCTTCTATCAGAGctattttg GCCCAGGAAGAGTTGCTGAAGCTCAGGCATGTAGTGAAGCTGCAAGCTATGGTACGTGGACATTTGGTCAGAAGAAATGCTGTGGAAACATTACGATGTATTCAAGCAATTATCAAAATGCAGTCTCTTGTTCGTGCACATCAGGCTCGTGGTCTTTCAGGGAAGAACAATGACAGTTCAATGCTTCCG AAGAATGGAAATATGGAAACAAGACCAAACAATTTCTGTAGCAACAAATTTGTTTGTAAG CTATTGGAGTCGACGCCTAGGACCAAAAGAATTTACCTGAAGTGTGATTCTTCAAAAGCAGATTCAGCTTGGAGATGGTTGGAGAGATGGATGTCTGTTTCGTCGAGAGGAGTTAAACCTGAATCGGTTATTAATGAATCTGAGAAATCTCCTTCTTCATTGAATCCCGAATCTCTACATCAAGATTCCAGTTTGATTGATTCAAAGGTTGTGAATGGAGAACCCGCGACAGATTTGAACCCCGGGATAGACAGTTATGTCATTGAAAGTGAAGAGAACTTGATAACTTATGATGCTGACGATTTCGAATTTCTTGCATGTAAACCAACCTCATCTGCTGATGATAGATTAGTCAAGGACTCagattttattcaaattcaGCTTGAGCAACCAAATCCATCTTCACAAATAGAGCTTATCTCTGTTCCTGAAAAATCTGAACTGGAATCACTCTCACAGCTGGAGAATTCTGTAATTAAACATCCAGTGGATGATACAAAGTTAGCATTTGGCTCAAGAAAGGTGACAAACGCAGCCTTTATTGCTGCCCagacaaaatttgaagaactgGCTTCTTCTGTTTTAAATTCCTCAAGATTTGTGGAAAACTCTATTTCACATAACCCTACAGATCAACATAGTGGTTCAGAATGTGGAACAGAACTTTCAATTACCTCTACCCTTGATTCGCCTATCAGACCTGAGTTTGTACCAACTGAAACTTTTGTTAAGGAGGAAATCAAAATTTCAGATGAAAACGACCTGATTTCAGCATCCAGCCACCCTATTGATTCCAAAAACGAGACAAACACATCATCCTATCTGGAAATAGAGTTGAGATCCGATATGGGTCATCAGATGTGCAAGTCATCAGTTGAAGCATCTCCCAGAAGCCTCATAACCGTCACTGAATCAAATGGAACACCTTCTAGTCAAGTATCGGTGAGCAGTAAGAAGGGTAGAATTGATAGAAATATGGGTGACCTGAAACGTAGATCATTATCATCAGGTAAGAGATCTCCTATGAATTCTAACCATGATTCTGGTTCGAAAGGTAGTTCTGAGCAGTTGACCACGAAGGAGCGTAAAAGTGGGAAGAAGCACAATTCTGCTTCTTTTTCTTCTGGCTTAGGCAAGACTGATGTCTTAGTTGATCAGGAACCAAGAGATAGTAGTAGCAGCAATTCTCTTCCCAGCTACATGCAAGCCACAGAATCTGCAAGAGCCAAAGCGCTCGCAAATAGCTCCCCAAGATCTAGTCCAGATGTACAAGACATAACTATCAAGAAAAGACATTCCTTACCCACCACTGCAAATGGACGTTTTGGATCTCCCATTATTCAACGCACCACATCTCAGGCACAACAGCCTTCTAAGGGGAACGGCCATCCACCTG AGAGAAAATGGCAAAGGTGA